The region CTATTCATTGTAACAGTTTTAATATTAGAAAATAAAATGAAGGAAAATATTGAAATTATTGCAAAGAGTGCAAAAGTTATTTCAGATAATAAAAAGATGATTGCTGAAAATGATAAGTTAATAGCTAAGTTGAAGATTAAAGAAAAAGAATTAAACGTTGAAAACGACAGATTAAATAAATTATTAAAAATTGAAGAACAATTTAAACCTTTAGAAGATAATCCCAATTTTGTGTATTTAAACGATTGCAAAAAATTTGTAGCTAGTAAATTAATCGGAAAAGAAATATTTGAGCCAACAAAAACTGTTATAAAATCGGAATTTCAAGAGATCACTTTAAAGGCTGGTAAATCATTAGAATCTTTCTTGGCTAAATTAAAAAAAGAAAACCCAAGCTTATCTTATCTTTTAGTAATTGAAGGTAATATGGCTAATAAATACGATAGATCAATAGATAAAGATAATCTTTGGGGGTATCAAAAAAGTTACCTCCGTGCATTAGCTGTTTATCAGTTATGGCAAAGTAACTCAATTGATTTTCGAAAATATAATGTAGAAGTAATGATTTGTGGCAGCGGATTTAACGGTATTTGTAGAGATAGTGTTGAGGAAAATAATAAACGGTTTTCAATTCAAATATTACCCAAAACTGAAAACACGAATATCTAAAATAAAGAATGAAAAAGTCAGGTTTTTTTTGGGTAAGTTATGCTGATTTAATGACGAGTCTTTTCTTTATAATGTTGGTATTATACGTGATTTCATTTGCGATACTACAAAGTAAACAAAGTACACTCGAGGCACAAGCAAATCAGCTTAAAGAAATTAAAAATGTTCAAAAGGCCATAGAAAGTTTAGACACTACTTACTATCATTTCGACACTGAAAATAAAAGGTACAAATTAAATATTGATGTTCGTTTCAAATCGAACAGTTCTAATATATTAGACATTCCAAATAATACTAGAAGAAGTCTTGGTAAAGCTGGGAAAAACTTATACGATAAAGTAAAAAGCATCATTGACACAAGTAAAACAATTGACTATTTATTAATCATTGAAGGAAACGCTCAAAGATCTAACAATAATTGGCTTAGAAATCCAAATATGGGATATGATTTAAGTTATAAAAGGGCTTTGTCTTTATTTAATTACTGGAAAAAAATAGGTGCAGATTTCAATAGCCTAGGGAGTCAATGTGAAGTAATCTTGGCGGGTAGTGGGTATTTTAGTCAATCCAGAGATGAAGAAAATGAAAATAATAACAGACGTTTTACCATTCAAGTTACTTCAAAAGTTGGTAAATTTTTAAACGAAATAGAAAAGCCTAAAAAAAAAGGAAATTAATACCAGAAAAAAATCCTTCCTAGACAAAATATTTGATTAAGTATGAGATATAAATTATTAATTGCAATACCTATAATAGTATTTGCTTTCTTTTTAAACTCCTGTAATAGTTGTTCTAGATCAGGAAGAGCAAAAATAATTGCAATGGCTAAAAAAGAAGCAAATAAAAAAAATACAATTCCTGAACCAAATACCATTATTAAAGACATAGAGCCTAAAATTGTTAAAATTGAGGATA is a window of Polaribacter litorisediminis DNA encoding:
- a CDS encoding flagellar motor protein MotB translates to MKKSGFFWVSYADLMTSLFFIMLVLYVISFAILQSKQSTLEAQANQLKEIKNVQKAIESLDTTYYHFDTENKRYKLNIDVRFKSNSSNILDIPNNTRRSLGKAGKNLYDKVKSIIDTSKTIDYLLIIEGNAQRSNNNWLRNPNMGYDLSYKRALSLFNYWKKIGADFNSLGSQCEVILAGSGYFSQSRDEENENNNRRFTIQVTSKVGKFLNEIEKPKKKGN